In Nocardioides sp. JQ2195, a genomic segment contains:
- a CDS encoding AURKAIP1/COX24 domain-containing protein, whose amino-acid sequence MGSVIKKRRKRMAKKKHRKLLKKTRVQRRKLGK is encoded by the coding sequence GTGGGTTCAGTCATCAAGAAGCGCCGTAAGCGTATGGCGAAGAAGAAGCACCGCAAGCTGCTCAAGAAGACGCGCGTGCAGCGTCGCAAGCTCGGCAAGTAG
- a CDS encoding helix-turn-helix domain-containing protein: MANPGEISEVKFLTIAEVAAMMRVSKMTVYRLVHSGDLAAVRVGRSFRVTEKDVNEYIERSFYDAG; the protein is encoded by the coding sequence ATGGCAAACCCTGGCGAGATCTCTGAGGTGAAGTTCCTGACGATCGCCGAGGTCGCAGCGATGATGCGCGTCTCCAAGATGACTGTCTACCGCCTCGTCCACAGTGGCGACCTGGCAGCAGTGCGGGTCGGGCGTTCCTTCCGGGTCACCGAGAAGGACGTCAACGAATACATCGAGCGCAGCTTCTACGACGCTGGTTGA
- a CDS encoding NAD-dependent epimerase/dehydratase family protein — translation MGRVVLVTGVSRDLGLRFAREIATDPAVDRVIGVDIVPPRGDTTGVDFIRADIRNPVIAKVIVKEEVDTVVHMSVIATPGGVGGRATMKELNVIGTMQLLAACQRAPGLRNLVVKSTTTVYGASSRDPAMFTEDMDPKRTPSSGYSRDAYEVEGYVRGFARRRPDVRVAMLRAANIIGPDVQSPITHYFKLPVLPQVMGFDPRLQFLHVDDLMAVMRFATLSEGAVGTVNVAGDGVIMLSQAARRLGRTSLPLPPFAVAGLGSLLRRGGLADFSPEQVAFLTYGRGVDTSRMRDDWEFEPSHTTASAFADFARTLPPGIHAPGNVASADHVLAGLAHQLARGDARG, via the coding sequence ATGGGCAGGGTCGTTCTGGTCACCGGGGTCTCTCGAGACCTCGGTCTCCGGTTTGCCCGCGAGATCGCCACTGACCCGGCGGTCGATCGTGTCATCGGCGTCGACATCGTCCCCCCGCGGGGCGACACCACGGGCGTTGACTTCATCCGTGCCGACATCCGAAACCCGGTCATCGCCAAGGTGATCGTGAAGGAGGAGGTCGACACCGTCGTCCACATGAGCGTCATTGCCACCCCCGGTGGCGTCGGCGGTCGGGCGACGATGAAGGAGCTCAACGTCATCGGCACCATGCAGCTGCTGGCGGCATGCCAGCGCGCCCCGGGCCTGCGCAACCTCGTGGTCAAGTCGACCACCACGGTGTACGGCGCGAGCAGCCGCGACCCTGCGATGTTCACCGAGGACATGGATCCGAAGCGCACCCCGAGCTCGGGCTACTCCCGCGACGCCTACGAGGTCGAGGGCTACGTCCGCGGCTTTGCCCGTCGTCGTCCCGACGTGCGCGTGGCGATGCTGCGTGCGGCGAACATCATCGGTCCCGACGTCCAGTCACCCATCACGCACTACTTCAAGCTGCCGGTGCTGCCGCAGGTCATGGGGTTCGACCCGCGCCTGCAGTTCCTCCACGTCGACGACCTGATGGCCGTGATGCGCTTCGCCACGCTCTCCGAGGGCGCCGTCGGCACCGTCAACGTCGCGGGTGACGGGGTGATCATGCTGTCGCAGGCCGCCAGGCGTCTCGGGCGTACGTCGTTGCCGTTGCCGCCGTTCGCCGTCGCTGGACTCGGCTCCTTGCTGCGTCGCGGCGGCCTGGCCGACTTCTCACCCGAGCAGGTGGCGTTCCTGACCTACGGTCGAGGCGTCGACACCTCACGCATGCGTGACGACTGGGAGTTCGAGCCGAGCCACACGACGGCGTCGGCCTTCGCGGACTTCGCGCGCACCCTGCCTCCCGGCATCCACGCCCCCGGAAACGTGGCCTCGGCGGACCACGTCCTGGCCGGGCTCGCCCACCAGCTCGCGCGAGGAGACGCCCGTGGGTGA